One Mustelus asterias unplaced genomic scaffold, sMusAst1.hap1.1 HAP1_SCAFFOLD_216, whole genome shotgun sequence genomic window carries:
- the LOC144485736 gene encoding uncharacterized protein LOC144485736: protein MEGKSTIHSGEKLYTCCVCGQRFSQSSALLKHQRAHTGGRLFICSVCGKGFTRSFTLLRHQRVHTGERPFTCSVCGKGFTQLSCLLTHQHTHTGERLFTCSECGKGFINSTNLLTHQRVHTGERPFTCPACGKGFMNSSNLQRHQRVHTGDTPFTCSVCGKGFTQSSHLQRHQRVHTGERPFTCSQCGKEFTQLSHRLRHQRVHTGERPFTCSECGKGFTQSNDLLRHKRFHTGEKPFICSVCGKGFTQSNDLLRHDRVHTGERSFTCSECGKGFTRSSNLLDHQRIHTGERPFICSECGKGFTTSSSWQGHKRVHTEARTLTCTEPGKGVTISSSQQGHRRVQTEGSPVPCTESGKRVIQSSKEQGHRRVQVEESPVTCTEGSSVTCTEGSSVTCTEESSVTCTEESSVTCTEESSVTCTEESSVTCTEESSVTCTEESSVTCTEGSSVTCTEGSSVTCTEESSVTCTEESSVTCTEGSSVTCTEGSSVTCTEGITCIEGSPVTCSESGKGVIQSSSQQGCHRVRTEESPVTCTESGKGFIPLSNLLTDERDDTDERPLKCPYSGTCFQSSVELVSHQCVHTDERLFRCSHCGAAFMRSSDLTEHQCTHSGERLLTFPKCGKGFTQSSNLLTRQQGRNVKRQFTCPECGKGFTQSTNLLRHQRVHTRERPFLCSECGKGFTELCNLMTHQRVHTGERPFLCSECGKGFINSTNMLRHQRVHTGERPFTCLNCGKKFTQLPHLQRHQRVHSGERPFPCTVCEKGFAQLSHLVRHQRVHTGEKPFTCSQCGKEFTQSNDLLRHQRLHTEERPSMWL from the exons atggaaggaaaaagcaccattcacagtggagagaaactgtacacgtgttgtgtgtgtggacaaagATTCAGCCAATCATCTGCCCTTttgaaacaccagcgagctcacactggagGGAGGCTGTTCATTTGCAGtgtttgtgggaaaggatttactcgATCATTTACCCTTctcagacaccagcgagttcacactggggagaggccatttacctgctctgtgtgtgggaagggattcactcagttatcctgcCTGCtaacacaccaacacactcacactggggagaggctgttcacctgctcggaatgtgggaagggattcattaattcaactaatttgctgacacaccagcgggttcacactggagagaggcctttcacctgccctGCATGTGGCAAAGGATTCAtgaattcatccaacctgcagagacaccaacgagttcacactggggatactccgttcacctgctctgtgtgtgggaagggattcactcagtcatcccatctgcagagacaccagcgagttcacactggggagaggccatttacctgctctcagtgtgggaaggaattcactcagttatctcacCGGctaagacaccagcgagttcacacgggggaaaggccattcacctgctccgagtgtggaaagggattcactcaatcaaaTGACCTACTGAGACACAAAcgatttcacactggggagaagccattcatctgttctgtgtgtggaaaggggttcACTCAATCAAATGACCTGCTCAGACAcgatcgagttcacactggggagagatcatttacctgctctgagtgtgggaagggattcactcggtcatcgaACCTATTGgatcaccagagaattcacactggggagagaccatttatctgctctgagtgtgggaagggattcactacctcatccagCTGGCAGgggcacaagcgagttcacactgaagcAAGAACTTTGACCTGCACCGAGCCTGGGAAGGGAGTCACAATCTCATCCAGCCAGCAAGGACACCGGAGAGTTCAGACTGAGGGAAGTCCAGTTCCCTGTACTGAGTCTGGAAAGAGAGTCATTCAGTCATCCAAGGAGCAGGGACACCGGAGAGTTCAGGTTGAGGAAAGtccagttacctgcactgagggaagttcagttacctgtactgagggaagttcagttacctgtactgaggaaagttcagttacctgtactgaggaaagttcagttacctgtactgaggaaagttcagttacctgtactgaggaaagttcagttacctgtactgaggaaagttcagttacctgtactgaggaaagttcagttacctgtactgagggaagttcagttacctgcactgagggaagttcagttacctgcactgaggaaagttcagttacctgtactgaggaaagttcagttacctgtactgagggaagttcagttacctgtactgagggaagttcagttacctgtactgagggaa ttacctgcattGAGGGAAGTCCAGTTACCTGCTCTGAGTCTGGGAAGGGAGTCATTCAGTCATCCAGCCAGCAGGGATGCCACAGAGTTCGCACTGAGGAAAGTCCAGTTACCTGCACAGAgtctgggaagggattcattccatTATCTAATCTGCTGACAGACGAGCGAGACGACACCGATGAAAGACCTTTGAAATGTCCGTACAGTGGGACTTGTTTTCAAAGTTCTGTGGAATTGGTGTCCcatcaatgtgttcacactgacgagagactattcaggtgctctcactgtggggctGCGTTCATGCGATCGTCTGACCTCACTGAACACCAATGCACTCACTCTGGGGAAAGGCTCCTCACTTTCCccaagtgtggaaagggattcactcagtcatccaacctgctgacacgccAGCAAGGTCGCAATGTGAAGAGGCAGTTCACTTgtcccgagtgtgggaagggatttacccagtcaaccaacctgctgagacaccagcgagtccacactagagagaggccattcctctgctccgagtgtgggaagggattcactgagttATGCAACCTGATGAcacaccaacgggttcacactggggagaggcccttcctctgctcagagtgtgggaagggttttattAATTCCACCAACATGCtgcgacaccagcgagttcacactggagagaggccgttcacctgcctcaattgtgggaagaaattcactcaGTTACCACATctccagagacaccagcgagttcactcaggggagaggccgttcccctgcactgtgtgtgagaagggattcgctcagttatCACACCTGgtaagacaccaacgagttcacactggggagaaaccattcacctgctcccagtgtgggaaggaattcacccaGTCAAATgacttgctgagacaccagcgacttcacactgaggagagaccatccatgtggctctga
- the LOC144485742 gene encoding uncharacterized protein LOC144485742, with protein MEKPWKCEDCGKRYKAPSLLEAHRRSHTGERPFTCWVCGKGFIDSSTLQRHQQVHTGESAFTCCQCGKGFTQISSLQTHQRVHTGERPFTCSQCGKGFSKSSNLQKHQRVHTGERPFGCSTCGKRFTQLSHLQSHQRVHTGERPFTCSQCGKGFTQLYSLQTHQRDHTGEKPYSCFQCGKGFIHLSNLQTHQRVHTGERPFTCSQCGKGFTQLSNLRRHQRVHSGERPFTCPVCGKGFTRLSTLQSHQRVHTGERLFICSQCGKGFCDSSALLTHQQVH; from the coding sequence ATGgaaaaaccgtggaaatgtgaggactgtgggaagagatacaaagcgCCCTCTctactggaagctcatcggcgcagccacactggggaaaggccgttcacctgctgggtgtgtgggaagggattcattgattcatccactctgcagagacaccagcaagttcacactggtgagagtgcattcacctgctgtcagtgtgggaaaggatttactcagatatcaagcctgcagacacaccagcgagttcacactggggagaggccattcacctgctctcagtgtgggaagggattcagtaagtCATCCAACCTACAgaaacaccagcgtgttcacacaggagagaggccattcggctgctctacatgtgggaaaagattcactcagttatctcatctgcagtcacaccagcgagttcacactggggagagaccattcacctgctctcagtgtgggaagggattcactcaattgtacagcctgcagacacaccagcgagatcacactggggagaagccatacagttgctttcagtgtgggaagggattcattcatttatcaaacctgcagacacaccagcgagttcacactggggagaggccattcacctgctctcagtgtggaaagggattcactcagttatctaatctgcggagacaccagcgagttcactctggagagaggccgttcacctgccccgtgtgtggaaagggattcactcggttatccaccctgcaatcgcaccagcgagttcacaccggggagagactgttcatctgctctcagtgtgggaaggggttctgtgattcatccgccctgctgacacaccaacaagttcactag